CGCGTTTCCGACCGAGGCGGAACTGGCCAAGCAGCATGGCGTGAGCCGATCGGTCACGCGCGAAGCGGTGAAGATGCTGACGGCCAAGGGGCTGCTCAGCGCGCGGCCGCGCCAAGGCACGGTGGTGCGCCCGCGCGAATATTGGAACCTGTTCGATACGGATATCCTGCGCTGGCTGCTGGAGCGGCGCTTCTCGCTGGATCTGCTGGTGCAGTTCAACCAGCTCCGCATCGCGCTGGAGCCGGAGGCGGCGGCGCTGGCTGCCGTCCACGCCACGGATGCCGAGCGCGGCGCGATCGGTGCCGGGCTGGATCGGATGCGTGATGCCGCGCGTGGCGAGGATGAGGGGCTCGCCGCCGACATCGCGTTCCACGTCGCGATCCTCGTCGGATCGGGCAATCCCTTCTACCGCCAGTTGAGCGACATGGTGGAAACCGCGCTCCGCACCTCGATCCGTTTCACCAACCGGATCGAGGGGCGCACGGCCAGCGTAACGGACCATGCGAAGGTCCACGACGCGATCATGGCGCGCGATGCAGCGGGCGCGCGGGCGGCGATGCATGCGATCATCGCCGACGTGTTCACGGTCATCGATGCGGCAGAGGCGCCTGCAGCAGGATGACGTGAAGGTAGCGGGGGCCGTGCGCGCCGCGCACGTAGGTGCCCTCGATATCGGTGGTGCCGGAAACGCCGGTCACCCAATAATGCGCGCGCGGCTGGGCGCCCGGCAGGATCGCCTCTTCCAGATAGGCGACGATCGCGTCGGCCTGCACCAGCACGATGTGATGGAGCGCCACGAAGTTCGGCAGCATCGGCGCTTCGGGGGCGGTCTCGAACACGAGCGAGCCGGTTTCGGCGACGCCGCAGCGGGCGATGGCCAGCACGGCGGGTTCCTCGGTCGCGGCGGCCGCGTGCAGCGTGAAGGCGGACCAGTCGGCTCCGCCCAGCCTCGGATCGGGCGGGAGATAGAGGGCGGGGGGCAGGCCCTGCTCCGCGCAATAGCGTGCGATGGCACCGGGCAGATCGGCCAGCGTCTCGATCCGGTCGTGCGTCGCGGCGATGCTGGGCAGGGAGAGCTTGGCGACGAAGGCGTCTTCCAGCGCGTTCGTGCCCAGGGCCGGCCGCTCGGGCGCGACCAGCAACGCGTCCGCCTCGATCGTGATGTTGCCGGGCGAGGTGGAGGTGAGACGCGAGAGGATCGCTTCGCGCGCGTTCATCGCCGCCGGCCTTTCTTATATTGCGCCATGAAGCTCTGCGCTTCGGGCGCGGGCATGTCGCGATGCGCGGTCCAGCCGTCCGCCAGCGGAAGCTTGCTGATCCAGCCCCGGCCGAGCACGCGCATCGAGCGCAATGCCATGCCGCTCGCCATCCGATAGAGCGCCGGGCGCCGCGCGAACCACGCCCAGACGCCCAGGCCCGCGCGCATCGTCTTGGGCTCCAGTCCCTCGCGCCAGCTCTTCTCGCGCCAGCCGCGCAGCAGCGTCGGCAGCGGGATGCGGACCGGGCACACTTCCTGACACTTGCCGTTGAGCGTGCAGGCATTGGGCAGATCACGGCTCTTGGCCAGGCCATCCAGCACCGGCGTCAGCACCGCGCCCATCGGCCCGGGATAGGTGCCGCCATAAGCATGGCCGCCAATCTGCCGGAACACCACGCAGTGGTTCATGCAGGCGCCGCAGCGGATGCAGCGGAGCATCTCCGCGAGGCCCTCTTCGCGCATCGTGGTGCGGCCATTGTCGACCAGCACGATGTGCATCTCCTCCGGCCCGTCGCGATCGCCGGGGCGGCGGGGGCCGGTGTAGAAGGTGGTATATTGGGTGAGCGCGGCGCCGGTGGCCGAACGCGCCAGCATCCGCAGCATGTGCGTGGCGTGCGCCATCGAGGGCACGATCTTCTCGATCCCCGCCGTCACGATCTGCATGCGCGGCGGCACCAGCGACAATTCGGCATTGCCCTCGTTGGTGACGGTGCAGATCGCGCCCGTATCCGCGATCAGGAAATTGGCACCCGATATGCCGACGTCGGCGCCCAGCATCTGCGTGCGGAGTTCGCGCCGCGCGCTTTCCGCCATCGCCGCGATCGTCTCTTCCTCGTGCGGGGTGCGATGCCTGGCCTTGAACAGGGCCGACACCTGCTCGCGCGTCTTGTGCATCGCTGGCCAGATGATGTGCGAGGGGCGCTCGTCGGCCAACTGGATGATATGCTCGGCCAGATCGGTTTCGACGCGCGTGATGCCGGCCTCGGCCAGCGCATGCGGCAGGCCGATCTCCTCGCCCAGCATCGATTTGGAACGCGCGACCGATCGGGCGCCCGCCGCCTTGCACAGATCGATCACGATCCGGCACGCCTCGTCGGCCGTGCGCGCCCAGTGGACCCTGGCACCGGCGGCGACGGCGTTCGCCTCGAACTGCTCCAGATAATATCCGAGATGGGCGATCACATGATCCTTGATCGCCGCCGCCCGATCGCGCGCGCGATCGAAATCGGGGAAGGCGTCGACGGCGATCGCGCGCTTGGCCTCGGCGGTGCCCGCCGTCCGTTCGACCGCGATCTTCAGGATGCGATCGGCCAGCGCCGCGTCGGCGCGATCCGTGAAGCCGCTCATGCCGGCTCGCCGATCGCCGCGCCGTCGCCCATGCCCGCAAGCAACTCGATCGTGTGGAAGGCGCGTACCGGCGTGCCGCGCCGGTGGAGCTTGCCCGCCATGTTCATCAGGCAGCCGAGATCGCCTGCCAGCAGCAGGTCCGCGCCGCTTTCCTCGATCGCGGCGGCCTTCTCCTCGACGATCGCGTTGGAGATGGCGGGATATTTGACGCAGAAGGTGCCGCCGAAGCCGCAGCACGTCTCCTCGCCCTTGAGCGGGACGAGATCGAGCCCCTCGACCGCCTTCAGCAGGCGGCGCGGCTGCGCCTTGATGCCGAGTTCGCGCAGGCCCGAGCAGCTATCGTGATAGGCGGCCTTGGTGGCGGGGAGGGTCACGTCGTCCGGGCGCCAGCCGCGCACCTCGTCCAGATAGGCCATGATCTCGTAGGTCTTGGCGGACACCGCCTGCGCGCGGGCGAGCCATTCGGGATCATGTTCGAGGATTTCGGGATAGTGGCTGCGGATTGTCCCGGCACAGGAGCCCGACGGGATCACCACAGCTTCGAACGGCTCCAGCATCGCGATGGTGCGGCGGGCGAGATCCTCGGCGGTGGCGCGGTCGCCGGAATTGAGCGCGGGCTGGCCGCAGCAGGTCTGCGCCTCGGGCACCACCACCTCGCATCCCGCCGCCTCCAGCGTGGCGAGCGCGGCGAAGCCGATGCGGGGCCGCATCGCATCGACCAGACAGGTAACGAACAAGGCAACGCGCGGACGCGACATCGACATCAAACTCCGTGGCGCCCCGCAAAGGCGAGGAACAGATCGGGCCACGCGGCGGTGACGGCCGATTTGGCGCCTATACCGAAGCCGTGGCCGCCCGCCTCGAAGAAATGGCTCTCCACCGGCACATTCTGCCGCTTCAGCGCCAGCATCATCGCGATCGAATTCTGCACCGGCACGGTCTTGTCGTCCACGGCATGGGCGATGAAGGTGGGCGGCGCATCGGCCGCCACATTCTGCTCCAGCGAATAGGCCTTCGCGCGCTCCGGGCTCGGGGTTTCGCCCAGCAATTGCCTGCGCGATCCGGTGTGCGAGAAAGGCCCGTCCATCATGATGACCGGATACATCAGCCCGGCGATCTTCACGCCGAGCGGCTGGCGATCGATCGCGTCGATCGGCTGGTAGCTGTCCTTCGCATCCTGCGTCGCCAGCCAGGCGGCGAGATGGCCCCCCGCCGAAAAGCCGATCACGCCGACGCGGGCCGGGTCGAACCCTTCGCGCGGCGCCATGCTGCGGATGGTGCGGAGCGCGCGCTGGGCATCCTGCAGCGGCGCCTCGGCCCCCGCCGTCCAGCCGTCGGCGGGCAGGCGGTAGAGCAGGATGAAGCAGGTATAGCCGGCGGCCGCGAACCGGCGGGCAATCTCATACCCCTCCAGCCCGATCGCGACGCGGATATAGCCGCCGCCGGGGACGAGCAGCATCGCCGCGCCATTGGGCTTCTTCGGGCGCAGCATCGTGAGCGTGGGCGTCACGACATGTTCGAAATAGGTGTCGTCGGGCGGGCTGTCCGGACGGCGCAGCGCTTCCTTCTCGATCACGGTGACGGCGTCACCACCGGGCGCCTTGCCCGGCCAGATCGGAAAGCGCGTGAAGCCCTGCGGCAGCGGGAACGCGGGCGTGGCCGCGCCGCATCCGCTGGCGTGGAGCGAGAGGGCCGCGACGGACGCAGCCAGGAGCGTGCGGCGATCGATATGCATCAGTGGCAGGCTCCCCGTCCGAGCGGCGTGGTGCGCGTGAGATCTGGGCGGTCGGCCAGGATCTTCTGCGAGATGGGCAGGTTCAGCCCCGCGAGCGCGCCCGCGACGAGATCGGCCACGCCGCGCGCGCCGAGTTCGCTGAAATGGGTGTTGTCCTGGATGCCTTTGGGGAAGTTCGGCGCCTGCTCGGCCGTGAAGTGCATGTAAAACCGCAGCGACGCGTCCGACCCGGTCTTGTCGAGCCAGGCGCGCGACAGGCTTTCGAGATCGATCAGCGGCGTGCCGGTCTTCTGGGCGACCTCGCGCATCACGTCCGAATATTCGGCGAAATCGGCCTGGGCGAGGCCGCGATCGTTGAACGAATGGCGCGCCACCGGCGTCACCAGCACGGGCGTGCCCTTGGCGCCGCGCACCATCCACACGAAGCGCGTCAGATTGTCGCGATAATCGGTCCAGGCGCGGGCGAAGCGCTCCGGCTTGCTGCGATCGGCATCGTTGTGGCCGAACTGGATCATCACCGTGTCGCCGGGCTTCACGGCGGCCATCAGCTTGTCCCAGCGGCCTTCGGACAGGAAGGTGCGCGTGCTGCGGCCGCCGATCGCGAAATTCTGGAGCGTCACGCCCGGCGCCAGCGCGCAGCGCAGCATCATGCCCCAGCCGGCCTGTGGATAGGCTTTCGACTGATAGTCGGAGACGGTGGAATCGCCCGCGATCAGGATAGCATTGGAGGGCAGAGGGGCGGGGGGCGCCTCCGTCGCCGTGGGAGGCGGTCCCGCGACGGCGGCCGGAGGGGGCGCCGCCGCAGGAGCGGCGAGCATCAGGAGGATGCCCGCGCCCAGCATTACTGCAGGTTCACGAACATGCCGCCATCGACGAGCAGAGCCGCGCCGGTGACGTAGGCCGCCATGTCGGAGGCGAGGAACACGATCGGGCCGGCCAGATCCTCGGGCATGCCGAGGCGGCCGAGCGGCGTGCGCTCTTCCATATATTTGCGCTTCTCGACGTCGGCGAGATCGTCCTTGTTGATCTCGGTCAGGACCGTGCCGGGCAGCACGCTGTTGCAGCGGATGCCGTACTTGCCGAGTGCGATCGCGGTGGACTGCATCAGCGAATGCACGCCCGCCTTGGTGGGCGTGTAATGCGTCTGGAATTCACCACCGACGAGCGCGGAGATGGACGAGACCGCGACGATCGCGCCGCCATGGCCCTGCTTCACCATCTGCTGGGCGGCGGCCTGCACCATGAAATAGGCGCCGTGCAGGTTCACCTTGAAGGTGCGCTCCACCACGTCGACCGGCATGTCGAGGAAGGCATGGAACGGGCAGATGCCGGCATTGCTGACCATCACGTCGACCTTGCCGAACGCGTCCACCGCCTTGGCGACGAAATCCTGCGCGGTCTGCGGATCGGCGACGTCGCCCTTCACCGCGATGGCGCGCTGGCCGAGCGCCTCAATCTCAGCCACGCAGGACGCCGCCGGGCCGTCGCTATGCG
This DNA window, taken from Sphingomonas sp. AP4-R1, encodes the following:
- a CDS encoding FadR/GntR family transcriptional regulator, which gives rise to MVATREADRPGLGRNLTYGMVDALGRAIVVGEFDAAAFPTEAELAKQHGVSRSVTREAVKMLTAKGLLSARPRQGTVVRPREYWNLFDTDILRWLLERRFSLDLLVQFNQLRIALEPEAAALAAVHATDAERGAIGAGLDRMRDAARGEDEGLAADIAFHVAILVGSGNPFYRQLSDMVETALRTSIRFTNRIEGRTASVTDHAKVHDAIMARDAAGARAAMHAIIADVFTVIDAAEAPAAG
- a CDS encoding LUD domain-containing protein produces the protein MNAREAILSRLTSTSPGNITIEADALLVAPERPALGTNALEDAFVAKLSLPSIAATHDRIETLADLPGAIARYCAEQGLPPALYLPPDPRLGGADWSAFTLHAAAATEEPAVLAIARCGVAETGSLVFETAPEAPMLPNFVALHHIVLVQADAIVAYLEEAILPGAQPRAHYWVTGVSGTTDIEGTYVRGAHGPRYLHVILLQAPLPHR
- a CDS encoding lactate utilization protein B, translated to MSGFTDRADAALADRILKIAVERTAGTAEAKRAIAVDAFPDFDRARDRAAAIKDHVIAHLGYYLEQFEANAVAAGARVHWARTADEACRIVIDLCKAAGARSVARSKSMLGEEIGLPHALAEAGITRVETDLAEHIIQLADERPSHIIWPAMHKTREQVSALFKARHRTPHEEETIAAMAESARRELRTQMLGADVGISGANFLIADTGAICTVTNEGNAELSLVPPRMQIVTAGIEKIVPSMAHATHMLRMLARSATGAALTQYTTFYTGPRRPGDRDGPEEMHIVLVDNGRTTMREEGLAEMLRCIRCGACMNHCVVFRQIGGHAYGGTYPGPMGAVLTPVLDGLAKSRDLPNACTLNGKCQEVCPVRIPLPTLLRGWREKSWREGLEPKTMRAGLGVWAWFARRPALYRMASGMALRSMRVLGRGWISKLPLADGWTAHRDMPAPEAQSFMAQYKKGRRR
- a CDS encoding (Fe-S)-binding protein, with the protein product MSRPRVALFVTCLVDAMRPRIGFAALATLEAAGCEVVVPEAQTCCGQPALNSGDRATAEDLARRTIAMLEPFEAVVIPSGSCAGTIRSHYPEILEHDPEWLARAQAVSAKTYEIMAYLDEVRGWRPDDVTLPATKAAYHDSCSGLRELGIKAQPRRLLKAVEGLDLVPLKGEETCCGFGGTFCVKYPAISNAIVEEKAAAIEESGADLLLAGDLGCLMNMAGKLHRRGTPVRAFHTIELLAGMGDGAAIGEPA
- a CDS encoding alpha/beta hydrolase; this translates as MHIDRRTLLAASVAALSLHASGCGAATPAFPLPQGFTRFPIWPGKAPGGDAVTVIEKEALRRPDSPPDDTYFEHVVTPTLTMLRPKKPNGAAMLLVPGGGYIRVAIGLEGYEIARRFAAAGYTCFILLYRLPADGWTAGAEAPLQDAQRALRTIRSMAPREGFDPARVGVIGFSAGGHLAAWLATQDAKDSYQPIDAIDRQPLGVKIAGLMYPVIMMDGPFSHTGSRRQLLGETPSPERAKAYSLEQNVAADAPPTFIAHAVDDKTVPVQNSIAMMLALKRQNVPVESHFFEAGGHGFGIGAKSAVTAAWPDLFLAFAGRHGV
- a CDS encoding rhamnogalacturonan acetylesterase — protein: MLGAGILLMLAAPAAAPPPAAVAGPPPTATEAPPAPLPSNAILIAGDSTVSDYQSKAYPQAGWGMMLRCALAPGVTLQNFAIGGRSTRTFLSEGRWDKLMAAVKPGDTVMIQFGHNDADRSKPERFARAWTDYRDNLTRFVWMVRGAKGTPVLVTPVARHSFNDRGLAQADFAEYSDVMREVAQKTGTPLIDLESLSRAWLDKTGSDASLRFYMHFTAEQAPNFPKGIQDNTHFSELGARGVADLVAGALAGLNLPISQKILADRPDLTRTTPLGRGACH
- a CDS encoding SDR family NAD(P)-dependent oxidoreductase, which produces MKLLEGKTVLVTGASTGIGRAAAIGAAKHGADVVINYAHSDGPAASCVAEIEALGQRAIAVKGDVADPQTAQDFVAKAVDAFGKVDVMVSNAGICPFHAFLDMPVDVVERTFKVNLHGAYFMVQAAAQQMVKQGHGGAIVAVSSISALVGGEFQTHYTPTKAGVHSLMQSTAIALGKYGIRCNSVLPGTVLTEINKDDLADVEKRKYMEERTPLGRLGMPEDLAGPIVFLASDMAAYVTGAALLVDGGMFVNLQ